From the genome of Ziziphus jujuba cultivar Dongzao chromosome 4, ASM3175591v1:
TGATTAGCAGAGTCCATAATCATCCCACCTTCCTTTTCAACGACGTCGTGGATGTGAAGGTTGTGGATGATAATATTCTTAACGAATTGCATGGTAATGCCAGCACCATAGGTGATGTGGACATTGGCTCCACGTCCATCGATTGTCTTATGACTGGTCATCAACAGCTCGGCTTTCAAATTGATAACCATGCTACGTTCAAAAATGATCCACAATGGCTCGTTGCGAGTCACGGCGTGTCTCAAAGTTCCCGGTTTCGGGTTCTGCAAGTTGTCGTCGGAAGCATCCTTGACGACGTAGATTCTCCCGGCCAATCCTCCGGTAGTCTTCCGACCAAATCCCTGTGCACATTTGGCCAACCTCTTCCTGTCATTTGCCCAGTTCTTTCTACACCTCCAGCACCTGTCTATGGGATTTGTTGCCATGCATGGCCCTTTGTATTTCTTTAGGTTCCTCCTTGTGCTGTTGGTTCCTTCTATAACCCTGATCCAAACATAAAACATACATACAAGATACTCGTAAATACAATAATTCAGCTGGTGCtcgaaatttaaaattaatcttcaattattaatgcaaaattataaaaaatatatatataataaatctacTTGGTAACTTGGGCGTTGAAGATGTCGGTGATTTCTTCAGGGTTAGGAGTATAAGCTTCAAGGGCAGCCTGCTTGGCTTCATCAGCTCTTTGCTTTAAAACCTCGTCGAAAACCCCAAAATCGGCTAGCAGGCTTGGAATTACCAAggcaaaagaaatgaaaaagaccAAGCTTAGCTTAGTAGAaaccatttttttgaaaaaaataaaaaaaaatttgtatactCTCTAGCTAAGGATTGTGTAAATTCGTTTGGTTGGTTTTTGG
Proteins encoded in this window:
- the LOC107415573 gene encoding probable pectate lyase P59: MVSTKLSLVFFISFALVIPSLLADFGVFDEVLKQRADEAKQAALEAYTPNPEEITDIFNAQVTKVIEGTNSTRRNLKKYKGPCMATNPIDRCWRCRKNWANDRKRLAKCAQGFGRKTTGGLAGRIYVVKDASDDNLQNPKPGTLRHAVTRNEPLWIIFERSMVINLKAELLMTSHKTIDGRGANVHITYGAGITMQFVKNIIIHNLHIHDVVEKEGGMIMDSANHVGIRTKSDGDGISIFGSSNIWLDHLSMSHCQDGLIDAIQGSTGITISNSHFTHHNDVMLFGASDSYSGDSIMQVTVAFNHFGKGLVQRMPRCRYGFVHVVNNDYTHWLMYAIGGSSHPTIISQGNRFIAPVNPATKQITKRDYATEAEWKKWTWRSEGDLMMNGAYFVQSGSPKGNRPTSRYDMIKAKPGTFVKRLTRFAGTLECRPGKPC